The Pectobacterium parmentieri genome segment CCGTACTCCGTCTTCTCGGCTTTCGTCGTCGGGCGATTACCCTATTTATCGTGATCCAGGCGCTTTGTCTCACGGGTGTGGCATTCAGTGTCGCGTTGGCGATCTACCTATTGGGAAGTGAATTATTTAATCGCATATTTGGCACATCCCTTCCCGATCACCGGTTCGTTTGCCACCTCGAACCCATTCATTTTGTTACTGCACTTCTGTGCGTACTGGCGGTGGCATTCAGCGTTGCCGCCATTGGTGCGCTACGGGCGCTGAAAATCGAACCTGCGGAGAGTCTACGTGAAATATAAATTGGCGCTGAGCCTGCTTATAGCTGGAATGGGGTATACCTGCGCCGCACATGCAGCCTGGGATGAAAAATTCTGGAACCCAAAACCGCTGGCAGATGACGTCATCCTCCCTCTGCCCTGTGATGGCGCGATGGCGTTTAGGAAAGTGATTATTCCGCAAAATAACCTGCTAGATGACTACGGTATTGTGGTCGGGCAGGAAGGCGATGAATGGGGATATGTGGAGCAAGCTCGGCAGGAGCATATCTCAGGGAGTTTCTCTGAGAAAAAAGGACAGAGCCGCTACTACCTGATGGCTAAGTATGAGCTTAGCGATTTACAGTTTCTGTCACTTTCTGGCGACTGCCCAACGCCGGATATAAAAGGCCGTCTGCCAAAAGTGAATATTGGCTGGATGGATGCGATGGCCTTTGCTAACCGCTACAACCTCTGGTTGCGGAAAGAGAAACTGGCGAGTTTACCCAAAGATGACGGCCAACCTGGCTTTCTCCGCCTGCCTACCGAAACCGAGTGGGAATTTGCCGCCCGGGGCGGGCAATCGGTGTCATCGTCAGAATTCCGCGACCAGCATTTTCCAATGCCAGAGGGCATGAATAGTTATGCCTGGTTTGCTGGCGCGCAGTCCGCAAACGGGAAACTTAATCCAACAGGCTTGCTACAGCCCAACCCACTCGGATTGCACGATATGCTCGGTAACGCTGCCGAGATAATGTTCGAGCCGTTTCGCCTTAACAAGCTTGATCGCCTACATGGTAAAGCAGGGGGCTATATCGTGCGCGGGGGAAGCATTATGACAGTACAGAGCGATATTCGTAGTTCTCTGCGTGGTGAAGAACCCTATTACGATGCCAAGGGAGAAAATGGCAGCAAAACTACGGGAATGAGGCTGGTTTTGGTATCAACGACGCTAACATCCCGCGATCGTGTCAAAGAAATTGAGAAGGAATGGCAAGCCCTCGGCACGGAAAAAAATACGGCGAGTACAGGAGAAGCCACAGGCTCGTTGCAAAACCTCAATGAAATTTCCGCCAAAGTACAAGACGAGACGCTAAAGAAACAATTAGAACAACTGCGCGGTGAGCTACGTGCCAATAGCCAATTACGCGATGAACAGCGCGATCAGGCGATAAGAACATCGCTGCAGCTAGGGGCATTTTTGTGCACAAAGATGAAAGATGACGGCGAATTCTTTGATCGTCTCAACCAGCTCAATGCGAAAACCTGTGCTGCGGGTAATCAGCTAGATGATAATTGCTCTCGTCGCCAGGAACAATTAGGACAGCATCAGAAAGCCCTCGACTTTATCACTAGCTATTACGCCGACACGCTGGTGGACATGGGCTCAACCTATAACAAATCGCTTATCGAATCACAAATAACCATCGTACAACAACTGATGGCGGCACGCGGTAAAACCAATCTAAACGGATATCTGGATACCTACTGGAAAAATCTTCAAGGGTACTGGAAGGATGGCAAAGTGGCACGGGATGCGTGGCTTAACGCATGCAAAAACAATAACTAAGTAATAATCAGGAGAAAGTAGGTAATGGTAACGTTTAAAGCATTACGCACAGCGACAATTATAGGATTAATCGTACTTCTGGCTGGCTGTCAGAATTCATCACGCTTAGGCGGCAGCGACATCGATCCACGTCTTTCGAAGAGCCAAGACATCGAATTTTTTAACAAATCAGGGCTACAGGCTTGTGCTGCTGGTGCGGCGATAGGGATACTGGCTTGTGCAGTAGCCGATGCTAAAAATAAAACAGTATGTATGGCTGCAGCAGCCGTGGCTGGCTGTGGCATCGGTATTGGCACCAATGCTTACCTGGATAATCAGCGTAAAAAATACGCCACTCAGGAAGAACAACTCAATGCATCGATTAAAGATATACAGGCGGAAAACACCCGAATTCAGGGCGCAGCGAGTGTAGCGAAATCGGTTATCGCCAGCGATAAGCAAACGCTGGCCAAAATAGAAAAAGAGATCGCTACAAAATCGGTAAAAAAAGAGGAAATGCAAAAGCAGATCAAAGGAGTCGACGCCAATATCGCCTATTTGCGTAACACGATTACCGATATGAAAAAACATGAAAAACAGTGGCAGGACGTCTCCGCTGATATGCAAAAGTCTGGCGACAATACCAAAAAATTAGATACGGAAATTGCCCAAATGCGTGACAAGATCGGTTCATTACAGAGCGAGTTGGATAGCCTCTATAACCAACGTACAGCACTGAAAGTGAGCTAAGGAGAGTTCCATGCGCGCTTTATTGCCTGTGTTCACCACACTCCTGCTCGCGGGATGCGTGACCAATCCGCAGAGCTGTGACCCAACAACTGGTGACGTCAATATCGTCACTAAATTTAACTGCAACTATTCTGGAACGTGGGATCAACGGGTTACAGAGAAACAGCAGACACTGCAACATGAACAAGCGTTGAATAAAGAGTTCAATGCCGTATATGCGGCTATCGAACAGGAGAAGACGCAAAGCAATGCCAGTGTTACCGCTAAACGTAAATCGCAGCAAGAATTGCAGCGTTCGATGAATAATCTGGTGGCACAACTGAAGAAAAAGAGTGCGGGACGCGCAGATGCACAAAAAGAGATCGCCGCTCTAGAAAAAAGTATGAAAGAAGCACAAAACCGCCCTTCCGAGTCAGAAATGCAAAAGCAGATGGAACTGCAAAAATTGCAAGGGCAACTCACTGGGCTTCAAAAAATGTTAGAACCGCAATAAACCACATGCCCGCAGGCCATCAGGTCAGCGGGCCTGCCTTTCTCTGAAATAACGCCCACACATCCTTCAATCCAGCGCCACACTACGTCCGAATCTGATTAAAACGGTCATAAGGCACAGCGACATTACAGTTTTTCCATATTCTCTGTGTATATTTTCGCGTTTATCATATTCCCCTTGGCGTTATCAACCACAATAATTCACTCTAAAAATTAAAAACTTGTTAATAGGATTTTAAATTCAACCATGAAAAAATTATTTTTATCATAATGAATAAACACCTCACTCATAACAACAATAGTGATATTTACTGTTTTTACACTAAGCATATCTATTTTCTTCATTTAACTTTAATTTTATTTACGCGAATACTGAAAAATATTTAGGCTCAGTTAATCATTTATTTTTCTGTACACAGAAAAGGGTTGATTGTGATTATAAATAATAACTATGAGATATCACTATGAGTACGACTACTGCAGGTAATATCGCGACATCGGAGGATATCGATGAAATCGAGCAGAATGGTGCCTTCGTAAGACAAAATAATCACTTTCCCCCCTTCGGTGATGGCCCCGATGAATTACCGGTGGAGGCCGATCGCTACCGTTTATTATGGACCCCATTTGCCTTAGACCCATCGTGCGGTGATAGTCAGGGAATTGCTAGGATTAGAATCGGTTATCAGCCTAAATAGGCTATATATGGACACCGACCCAATGCAAGCACGGGCAGATCTTTTTCTGACAAAGTAACAAGGAAGGGAGCGTATAATCCCAAAGTAGCCCTTTAAATACGTTAACCTCCCCACACACGAATATTTCTTGCTTGCTCTGGTGAAGAGATTTAAAGGTACTGAGGATATTGGCTTCGCTGAATAAAATACTTCTATCTACCAAAAATGAAAATGCTCGCTTATATAAGCGAGCGTTAAAATTCAGATTGTCATTGCTGCGTGGGTGGTGTTTGTTTTGGCTGATCTCCCACAAATGAAGAAGAACCATAAATGATTTTATGTTTTGCCAAAGCGTCCGGCATAGCGTTGATGCAGTATGTAATATAATAAACGTTAAACACAATGGTATAAAACACATTCATTTTCAGATCAAATTTGAATTCCATCAACGCATAATGTCGTAACGCTGTCCGTGCTTTAAAAGCCCAAACAACATAGAGTACTACAGAAGCCAATGACAGAATCCCACTCAATGCCAGCAGAGTATCGTCGGTTGGGTCGTATCCATAAATATCCGGCGACACCATTGAAGCCAGTTGACGAGACATTCCGAAACATATCGCAATCCAAAGAACAAATAGCTCATTGGAAAATGGATATTTAGTTACTTCACTAATTATATTTTGTTTTTTGAAAAGCCATACTATAGGCCACACGCCGCACGTAACCATGGTTAATAAAACAAAATTGAGCGTTTTAGTATCAAGACGCTGTTTGAGATCGGAGATATCAGACATGTTGGTTTCCTAATAATTAATAATAACTCGGTAATAAAATAATAAGAATAGAACGAAATCAGGAGGTACTTGGCGTACACCCTGTCTTACTATATTCTGGTAAGACGCTTTTAGCACCATTTAAGGTAAAAGCCGCTGGTTTAACTCCACTGCCAGAGACAATAACGCGCTTTCCTGTACGTAATTTATCCCACATCCAGGAAAAATTATTTTCTCCTACCCGGCTCGAGGTTTCACTAACACTAAACGCGTCATCATCATCAATTTTTACTTCTATGATTTCATTTGTATCCGTGCTCACAGAATGACCATTTACATCAGTAAATATGAGTACTTCTGGGCGATAACCTGAATCATCACAAGCTAAGTATAATCTCGATTTTCCTTTACCTAAAATACTATACTCAGAAACACCCTGCCCCCATCCGCTCACCCACTCATTCCGGTTACCAAAGGCTTGAACGAGACTGGGTATTAACGATACCGTCAGCAGTCCGGTAATCAGTAATTTATTTTTCATTACATCAATCCTTTCTATTCGAATCAAAAACCGTTCCATCCGTCAACGGTATTGATGATACAAAGCAGGTAGGACATAAAAATCACCAGCGTGATATACCAACGCATAAAGCAGCCAAAAGCCTCAACAGCGTTCGTATATTATTTCCCCTGCAAATCAGGTAATGCAGCAACCAGCCAGTAATGGGTCAATGACCATCCCCAAAATGAACCAACCCCAGAATGAGTAACCGCGACTGGATGCTACGCATCTCAGCACAGTTACCAGCCCAAAGAGTAGCAAGGGCATCGTAGCCCTCCAGATGCATGCGCGTTACATTAACATGTAATTGATTAGTAGAAGTAAACAATTCTCAGAGTAAAACGTCGATTTTATAGCGGGGAGAAATGGCGGCATAGCAAATCTGTAGTGGTTCGGTAATTCAGGACACGTCGAAATCCTGTTAATATTAAAACAGTGAACTTACAGGCCGGTAGGCAACAGAATGCTATAGATTTATGCGATAACATACCGCAGTGCCACTGGCATTTTATGGAGCCAAAAAGTTACAGGCATTATAAAATGATGATGGCTGAACTTTCTAATATAACTGTATTTAACGCTTAATGGTGGCTATATGATAAAAATTAATTTTGGTATTTATTTAAGAGAGAATGACATCAAAGAAATTGATGATGAAAATGATCGAAATACTAACGTGATTGATGGTGTGGATATACTGCTTAAGCGATTCCTTAGCATTGCCAATATTATAGATAATGCTAAAAAAGGAAGCACTGACTGGTTTTTAACAGGGAAATCCCAAAAAGATGCCATGAAAAAAAAGTAATCAGTGAAGGAATAATAACTCAAAATGCTAATTCCATGATGAAAAGTAAATTATTCAATGACTACCCTATTATAGTTGGCAAGATATGGAACGATGATAAAGATTACATTATTTGTAGAAATTACATGCAAAGTGATATAAATCTATTTTCTTATGGGATTTGTTTTAGCGTTGGACATCAAGAAATTGAAAAAGATTATGTAATTGAAATACTTAAAGTTTTAATTTATGAGCTATCACCCAAGATTATAAAGGTTGAAACTAATGATTATACATTGGAAGAACATCAGGTGTTTCCTGATAGACTTTCAGTAGGTTGGATGTTCTACACTGATAGTATTTATGATGAAAAAATATTAGACCTAGGTAAACAGATGCACACCATGACAAAAAACGGGCAGGCTGTCGGGACATTATTTTTATCTAAACTCAACTTTTTTGACGGTTCAGATGAAAATGATATAGCTCTGGCTAATGCTCTAGAGATAACTTTGGCTAATCATGGTATTTTACCCACTTTTTCCACTATATTTTAATCATATAACCGGGTATTTATAATTAATAAGAAAATAGAGATGGAAATGAATGCTGCAATCAGAATAAATGACCCAACGTCACATGGTGGTAAAGTTATTCCAGCCCAATCTGGATTAAAAATATATGGCGAAGAGGTTGCTTGCGCACGCGATATGGTTATGTGTCCTTTGTGCAAAGGGGTTTATCCAATTCTTGATGCGCCCTATTTGGTTAGCTTTAAAGGAAAAAAATTGCAGTGGCAGGAATGAAAACAGTCTGTGGAACTGAATTAATTGCCAGCCAGTTTATGGTAAAGACATAGCCTGCGTGTATGGACGGATGAGCGGCCACGGTCTGGATATGCTGGTCTGGGTGCCGCCGCCGCCGTCTCTGACTGTGCGAGCACCGACAACCAATACTATGCGCCACAGCATAGATGGAGCAAACGGTACTCCTGCACCAACCCAGACGCTACACTTCAAGGAAGACACGCTGTTGGTGATTGAAACCAAAGCGACATTGGGTGGAACTAAGACGCCGGGATTTAATAAGACACAGTCGACCGGAGCAGATAAGCTCAATGAGCTCCAAAAAAAGATCAGAAATCGAAGGCAAGGATGGACTGAGGAAAAAATGTTGGAAGTTGATCCAAACGTACAGGATAAGCTCGACGCTATTAATGACGCGACTAAATTAAGTGCCATTAAGTATCTGCATGCACAAATATTTTTTGACAGTCAAGGGAATTTAAATAGTCTCGTTGGGAAAAACTCTGGTATACAACTTAACATTTGGTGATAGAGCATGATTAGTAAGACCAAAAGCAGGCTGGATAAATCATTAAATAGCGTCAAACAATGGGCACAGGGAACTTCACCAGTAAGAGGACATCGGCTCACAGCTTATTTATCTGGTGAAGGAAAATTA includes the following:
- a CDS encoding DUF4942 domain-containing protein; this encodes MVLLHLWEISQNKHHPRSNDNLNFNARLYKRAFSFLVDRSILFSEANILSTFKSLHQSKQEIFVCGEVNVFKGLLWDYTLPSLLLCQKKICPCLHWVGVHI
- a CDS encoding SUMF1/EgtB/PvdO family nonheme iron enzyme: MKYKLALSLLIAGMGYTCAAHAAWDEKFWNPKPLADDVILPLPCDGAMAFRKVIIPQNNLLDDYGIVVGQEGDEWGYVEQARQEHISGSFSEKKGQSRYYLMAKYELSDLQFLSLSGDCPTPDIKGRLPKVNIGWMDAMAFANRYNLWLRKEKLASLPKDDGQPGFLRLPTETEWEFAARGGQSVSSSEFRDQHFPMPEGMNSYAWFAGAQSANGKLNPTGLLQPNPLGLHDMLGNAAEIMFEPFRLNKLDRLHGKAGGYIVRGGSIMTVQSDIRSSLRGEEPYYDAKGENGSKTTGMRLVLVSTTLTSRDRVKEIEKEWQALGTEKNTASTGEATGSLQNLNEISAKVQDETLKKQLEQLRGELRANSQLRDEQRDQAIRTSLQLGAFLCTKMKDDGEFFDRLNQLNAKTCAAGNQLDDNCSRRQEQLGQHQKALDFITSYYADTLVDMGSTYNKSLIESQITIVQQLMAARGKTNLNGYLDTYWKNLQGYWKDGKVARDAWLNACKNNN
- a CDS encoding PAAR domain-containing protein, with the translated sequence MEMNAAIRINDPTSHGGKVIPAQSGLKIYGEEVACARDMVMCPLCKGVYPILDAPYLVSFKGKKLQWQE
- a CDS encoding DUF4234 domain-containing protein, whose amino-acid sequence is MSDISDLKQRLDTKTLNFVLLTMVTCGVWPIVWLFKKQNIISEVTKYPFSNELFVLWIAICFGMSRQLASMVSPDIYGYDPTDDTLLALSGILSLASVVLYVVWAFKARTALRHYALMEFKFDLKMNVFYTIVFNVYYITYCINAMPDALAKHKIIYGSSSFVGDQPKQTPPTQQ
- a CDS encoding Imm52 family immunity protein; translation: MMKSKLFNDYPIIVGKIWNDDKDYIICRNYMQSDINLFSYGICFSVGHQEIEKDYVIEILKVLIYELSPKIIKVETNDYTLEEHQVFPDRLSVGWMFYTDSIYDEKILDLGKQMHTMTKNGQAVGTLFLSKLNFFDGSDENDIALANALEITLANHGILPTFSTIF